A genomic region of Rhodothermales bacterium contains the following coding sequences:
- a CDS encoding DinB family protein, protein MKRILLLALAVGLTLPASGQTDVRDRIMDHFNGSVGKMVRLSEAMPSELYSWAPSEGTMTVAEVYAHIARYNFMYLEENLGIPAPEGIDLDTMESETDKEVVRDLLLQSVEHVRKHVPAMTEEALAEETTLYGRAVSSWAVLMQLVAHMNEHVGQAVAYARFNGVVPPWSS, encoded by the coding sequence ATGAAGCGAATTCTACTCCTGGCGCTGGCCGTGGGACTCACGCTGCCGGCCTCCGGTCAGACGGATGTGCGCGACCGGATCATGGATCATTTCAACGGCTCAGTGGGCAAGATGGTGCGCCTGAGCGAAGCCATGCCTTCCGAACTGTACTCATGGGCACCGTCCGAAGGCACAATGACCGTCGCGGAGGTGTATGCCCACATCGCCCGATACAACTTCATGTATCTGGAAGAAAACCTTGGCATCCCCGCTCCGGAGGGAATTGACCTGGACACCATGGAGTCCGAGACCGACAAGGAGGTCGTCCGGGACCTGCTGCTCCAGTCTGTGGAGCATGTGCGCAAGCACGTGCCGGCCATGACCGAAGAGGCGCTGGCCGAGGAAACGACGCTGTACGGCCGTGCGGTTTCGAGCTGGGCCGTGCTCATGCAGTTGGTTGCCCACATGAACGAACACGTGGGCCAGGCGGTAGCCTACGCCCGTTTTAACGGGGTGGTGCCGCCCTGGTCAAGCTAG
- a CDS encoding YaiO family outer membrane beta-barrel protein, giving the protein MVKLAPLALVLVCASAAVAQPYVSAGLGQLTFESDRASWRVARAGLGYSGGPFSSRLEAWLSERADSREVRVLSDSYLSVPWGYWNLRALFTPDAAVHPRRDLSLGVWLDAGGEWEPSLSLRQMAFAGGHIAIWTPGIGRYLPRWYLRATVPLAAEEGGPVQGALVVSARRYVGSHWLQWQVSGGREAVELPVRLQVVRTWSVGASASIARARAVVSPRAGLQGDSLLGTRLEVGIGLQLGLE; this is encoded by the coding sequence CTGGTCAAGCTAGCCCCCCTCGCTCTCGTCCTGGTCTGCGCGTCAGCAGCTGTCGCGCAGCCCTATGTCAGTGCCGGACTTGGTCAGCTGACATTCGAATCGGATCGTGCCTCCTGGCGCGTGGCGCGGGCCGGTCTGGGCTATTCCGGCGGGCCTTTTTCCAGCAGGCTCGAAGCCTGGTTGTCCGAGCGCGCCGATTCGCGCGAAGTCCGTGTGCTGTCAGATTCATATCTCTCGGTGCCGTGGGGCTACTGGAATCTGCGCGCACTGTTCACCCCGGATGCCGCGGTCCATCCTCGCCGAGATCTCTCGCTGGGTGTTTGGCTTGATGCCGGAGGCGAGTGGGAGCCGTCCTTGAGCTTGAGGCAGATGGCGTTTGCGGGTGGCCATATTGCCATCTGGACACCGGGGATCGGTCGATATCTACCTCGCTGGTACCTGCGCGCCACCGTCCCGCTCGCAGCGGAAGAAGGCGGACCGGTCCAGGGGGCACTCGTCGTGTCCGCACGGCGCTATGTCGGTAGCCACTGGCTGCAGTGGCAGGTGTCCGGTGGCAGGGAAGCCGTGGAATTGCCGGTCCGGCTGCAGGTTGTTCGCACGTGGTCGGTCGGAGCATCCGCATCGATTGCCCGGGCGAGGGCAGTCGTCTCACCCAGAGCAGGCTTGCAGGGTGATTCGCTGCTCGGTACCCGGCTCGAGGTCGGAATCGGCCTTCAGCTGGGACTCGAGTGA